A window of Ipomoea triloba cultivar NCNSP0323 chromosome 2, ASM357664v1 contains these coding sequences:
- the LOC116011064 gene encoding plant UBX domain-containing protein 10-like, which produces MSSSSSSSSSLGCGRSAIVRRMVNLPRNILGGFSRMMDQGMELMRTGGIIRRPHHHLPPLDFPFHHHYDPTAHDEWAFLNSFEHQYGTQHPFFYACKFMDALKICRDEHKLLFLYLHSPGHPFSPSFCRETLCCEVVVQFLDANYVCWGALADAGEGLQMGATLRASTYPFCCVVASAPGDSIAVLQQMEGPVSAAELVEILQRTMEEQGLAFGTALPKQQQKLWADRRLREEQDVAYITSLQIDQEKEKLRSRESEQNVPKQETPTSSGRPKHISSQTHQRNKVKEGISFGKGTSQRNGANGVKSAEIIQIQIRFPNGERKEQSFLSTDKIQAIYRYIDSLGMPGVGNYRLISNFPKKVYGVDQMAMTLKDAGLHPKASLFLELI; this is translated from the exons atgtcttcttcttcatcttcatcatcctcTCTTGGGTGTGGGAGATCAGCAATTGTCCGGAGAATGGTGAATCTTCCCCGCAACATCTTGGGAGGATTCTCCAGGATGATGGATCAAGGAATGGAGTTAATGAGAACAGGAGGAATAATAAGAAGGCCTCATCATCACCTCCCCCCACTGGACTTCCCATTCCACCACCACTACGATCCAACGGCCCACGACGAGTGGGCATTCTTGAACAGCTTCGAGCACCAGTATGGGACCCAACACCCCTTCTTCTACGCCTGCAAATTCATGGACGCCCTAAAGATTTGCAGGGATGAACACAAGCTGTTGTTCTTGTACCTGCACTCCCCTGGACACCCTTTCTCGCCCTCTTTCTGCAGAGAGACGCTGTGTTGTGAGGTGGTTGTGCAGTTTCTTGATGCCAATTATGTTTGCTGGGGTGCCCTTGCTGATGCAGGTGAAGGCTTGCAAATGGGTGCCACACTTAGAGCCTCTACTTACCCCTTTTGCTGTGTGGTGGCCTCAGCCCCTGGGGACTCCATTGCTGTTTTACAACAG ATGGAAGGTCCAGTGTCAGCAGCAGAGCTGGTGGAGATACTACAGAGGACAATGGAAGAACAAGGGCTGGCCTTTGGCACTGCACTGCCCAAACAGCAACAAAAACTATGGGCAGATCGACGGCTGAGAGAAGAGCAAGATGTCGCTTACATCACTTCACTACAAATAGATCAG gagaaagaaaaactgagGAGTAGAGAGTCTGAACAAAATGTTCCAAAACAAGAAACTCCAACAAGCAGTGGAAGACCTAAACATATTTCCTCACAAACTCATCAGCGCAATAAGGTAAAAGAAGGCATTAGTTTTGGCAAAGGAACTTCACAAAGAAATGGTGCAAATGGAGTGAAAAGTGCCGAAATCATTCAG ATACAAATTCGGTTTCCAAATGGAGAGAGGAAGGAGCAAAGCTTCTTATCAACAGATAAGATCCAAGCAATTTATAGGTATATTGATTCACTAGGCATGCCAGGAGTTGGGAATTACAGGTTGATATCAAACTTCCCCAAAAAGGTGTATGGTGTGGACCAAATGGCAATGACCCTTAAAGATGCTGGGCTACATCCTAAAGCAAGTCTTTTCTTGGAGCTtatttga